A window of Thunnus thynnus chromosome 17, fThuThy2.1, whole genome shotgun sequence contains these coding sequences:
- the LOC137200866 gene encoding tripartite motif-containing protein 16-like produces MAQKGDQLDRETISCSICLDLLKDPVTIPCGHSYCMSCIKGFWDGEDQRKIYSCPQCRQTFTPRPVLVKNTMFAALVEQLKKTGLQAAPADHCYAGPEDVACDVCTGRKLKALKSCLVCLASYCENHLQRHYDVAPLKKHKLVDPSEKLQENICSRHDEVMKMFCRTDQQSICYLCSVDEHKGHDTVSAAAERTERQRELEVSRQNIQQRIQDREKDVKLLQQEVEAVSRSADKAVEDSEKIFTELICLIQKRSSDVKQQIRSQQETEVSGVKELQEKLEQEITELKRKDAELKQLSHTEDHIQFLHNYPSLSQLSEPTDSSSINIRPLRYFEDVTAAVSELRDQLQDVLMEKWTNISLTVTEVDVLLSEAEPKTRAGFLKYKQEITLDPNTAYTRLLLSEGNRKAEQMSQQQSYSSHPDRFTVWRQVLSRESLTGRCYWEVEWRGGGVRVAVAYKNISRAGNLNECGFGFNDKSWTLDCNTNSYTFWFNSISTPVSGPGSSRVGVYLDHRAGILSFYSVSETMTLLHRVQTRFTQPLYAGLWFYNDGVTAELCKLK; encoded by the coding sequence atggcgcagaaaggagatcagctggaccgagaaacaatcagctgttcgatctgtctggatctactgaaggatccggtgactattccctgtggacacagctactgcatgagctgtattaaaggcttctgggatggagaggatcagaggaagatctacagctgccctcagtgcagacagaccttcacaccgaggcctgtcctggtgaaaaacaccatgtttgcagctttagtggagcagctgaagaagactggactccaagctgctcctgctgatcactgctatgctggacctgaagatgtggcctgtgatgtctgcactgggaggaagctgaaagccctcaagtcctgtctggtgtgtctggcctcttactgtgagaatCACCTCCAACGTCACTATGATGTTGCtccattaaagaaacacaagctggtcgacccctcggagaagctccaggagaacatctgctctcgtcatgatgaggtgatgaagatgttctgccgtactgatcagcagagtatctgttatctctgctctgtggatgaacataaaggccacgacacagtctcagctgcagcagaaaggactgagaggcagagagagctcgaggtgagtcgacaaaacatccagcagagaatccaggacagagagaaagatgtgaagctgcttcaacaggaggtggaggccgtcagtcgctctgctgataaagcagtagaggacagtgagaagatcttcactgagctgatctgtctcatccagaaaagaagctctgatgtgaagcagcagatcagatcccagcaggaaactgaagtgagtggagtcaaagagcttcaggagaagctggagcaggagatcactgagctgaagaggaaagacgctgaactgaagcagctctcacacacagaggatcacatccagtttctacacaactacccctcactgtcacaactcagtgaacctacagactcatccagcatcaatatccgtcctctgagatactttgaggatgtgacagcagctgtgtcagagctcagagatcaactacaggacgTCCTGatggagaaatggacaaacatctcactaacagtgactgaagtggacgttttactgtcagaagcagaacccaagaccagagctggattcttaaaatataaacaagaaatcacactggatccaaacacagcatacacacgtctgttattatctgaggggaacagaaaagccGAGCAAATGAGTcaacaacagtcttattctagtcacccagacagattcactgtatggcgtcaggtcctgagtagagagagtctgactggacgttgttactgggaggtggagtggagagggggaggagttcgtgtagcagtcgcatacaagaatatcagcagagcaggaaactTGAATGAATGTGGATTTGGATTTAATGACAAATCTTGGACTTTAGATTGTAACACtaacagttatacattttggttcaacagTATCTCAACTCCTGTCTCtggtcctggttcctccagagtaggagtgtacctggatcacagagcaggtattctgtccttctacagcgtctctgaaaccatgactctcctccacagagtccagaccagattcactcagcctctctatgctggactttggTTTTATAATGATGGAGtcacagctgagttgtgtaaactcaaatag
- the c17h16orf89 gene encoding UPF0764 protein C16orf89 homolog: MRAARLHVAAVLALFAAVSGAQAEVIDDILSSLSSGASFLERQHEHINLDGVVGFLMLQAELKEAVRTWPHSDPISWAQRTTAVALVKRLDQSFDKAVAALQQNDPKYYQEFEPLLSWRFWLIPQEWSSTDPSLVYPSTMTTECYDEQLSDKCLTLLLGTWKMNGTPCIVTKPCRDTMTRFGCPHYSLSHQLLYFMIGKMKGCSNLLKGDTRASRANMTERNYEKIFCSNMMKTNQDIIKDGLTEQTVDIFIENILICGLAGFSDFYKADWLQHILRLQDEEVGCFGRDKSIISQIIGDELLEQLQPHRRVKRREKILPDGCSSHITAVAVGALGGYLNYYLTEQDITKRPLS; encoded by the exons atGCGGGCAGCGAGGCTTCATGTGGCCGCGGTGCTGGCGCTGTTTGCCGCAGTGTCCGGGGCGCAGGCGGAGGTGATCGATGACATCCTGAGCAGCCTCTCCAGCGGAGCGTCCTTCCTGGAGAGACAACACGAGCACATCAACCTGGACGGAGTGGTCGGGTTCCTCATGCTGCAGG CTGAACTGAAGGAAGCCGTTCGGACGTGGCCTCACTCCGACCCGATCAGCTGGGCTCAGAGAACCACCGCCGTGGCTCTGGTCAAACGTCTCGACCAAAGCTTCGACAAGGCTGTCGCCGCCCTGCAGCAGAACGACCCCAAATACTACCAAG AGTTTGAGCCCCTGCTCTCCTGGAGGTTCTGGTTGATTCCTCAGGAGTGGAGCTCCACAGATCCCAGTCTGGTCTACCCCTCCACCATGACCACCGAGTGCTACGACGAGCAGCTCAGCGACAAGTGTCTGACGCTGCTGCTGGGAACCTG GAAAATGAACGGGACGCCGTGCATCGTCACCAAACCCTGCCGGGACACCATGACTCGCTTCGGTTGTCCACATTACTCTCTGTCCCACCAGCTGCTCTACTTCATGATCGGAAAAatg AAAGGCTGCTCCAACCTGCTGAAAGGCGACACGCGAGCGTCGCGCGCCAACATGACCGAACGCAACTACGAGAAGATCTTCTGCTCCAACATGATGAAGACCAACCAGGACATCATCAAAGACGGTCTGACCGAACAGACGGTGGACATCTTCATTGAGAACA TCCTGATCTGTGGACTGGCCGGTTTCTCTGACTTCTACAAAGCTGACTGGCTGCAGCACATCCTCCGGCTGCAGGACGAGGAAGTCGGCTGCTTTGGAAGAGACA agagCATCATCTCTCAGATCATCGGAGAcgagctgctggagcagctgcagcctcacaggagggtgaagaggagggagaagataCTTCCTG ACGGCTGCTCCAGTCACATAACGGCCGTGGCTGTCGGCGCTCTGGGAGGATACCTGAACTATTACCTGACAGAACAGGACATAACGAAGAGGCCGCTCTCGTGA